One window of Nocardioides dongkuii genomic DNA carries:
- a CDS encoding polysaccharide deacetylase family protein: protein MTLPVLMYHAVGTPMPARLADLTVPPALLAEQLAALTEAGYALLGLSDALAAHADGRAAVALTFDDAYADFVENATGVLATAGAGATLYVPTRDLGGTASWLADGAASLPLMSASDVVDVAAEGIEVGSHGAVHVPMDVLRPVTAAAQLGESRVVLEDLVQRPVVAFCYPHGYHARRLRRQVAAAGYEHACAIGHRLHTTGQDRYAVPRLHVTADHDPEALVDLVARGPGGLRPLAKRAATPAWRTARRVALRTTGRTWT, encoded by the coding sequence GTGACCCTGCCGGTGCTGATGTACCACGCCGTCGGCACCCCGATGCCGGCGCGGCTGGCCGACCTGACCGTGCCGCCGGCGCTGCTCGCCGAGCAGCTCGCGGCGCTCACCGAGGCGGGGTACGCCCTGCTCGGCCTCAGCGACGCGCTCGCCGCGCACGCCGACGGACGCGCCGCGGTGGCGCTCACCTTCGACGACGCGTACGCCGACTTCGTCGAGAACGCCACCGGCGTCCTGGCGACCGCCGGGGCCGGCGCCACGCTCTACGTGCCGACCCGCGACCTCGGCGGGACCGCGTCCTGGCTCGCCGACGGCGCCGCGTCGCTGCCGCTGATGTCCGCCTCCGACGTCGTCGACGTGGCGGCGGAGGGCATCGAGGTCGGCAGCCACGGCGCCGTCCACGTCCCGATGGACGTGCTGCGCCCGGTCACGGCGGCCGCCCAGCTCGGCGAGAGCCGGGTGGTCCTCGAGGACCTCGTCCAGCGCCCGGTGGTCGCGTTCTGCTACCCGCACGGCTACCACGCGCGCCGGCTGCGCCGGCAGGTCGCGGCGGCCGGCTACGAGCACGCCTGCGCCATCGGGCACCGCCTGCACACGACCGGGCAGGACCGGTACGCCGTCCCGCGGCTGCACGTCACCGCCGACCACGACCCCGAGGCGCTGGTCGACCTGGTCGCACGCGGACCCGGGGGACTGCGCCCCCTGGCGAAGCGCGCCGCCACCCCCGCGTGGCGGACCGCCCGGCGGGTGGCGCTGCGCACGACCGGAAGGACCTGGACATGA
- a CDS encoding ABC transporter permease: protein MSAPTGAFAPRPGAAPLHRMVLAQASMEARLMLRNGEQLLLAVAIPLIVLVGAVQGADRVGLEFSDPAVDVFTPGVLALAVMSTAFTSLAIATGFERRYGVIKRLGSSPLPRTGLLAGKIGALLLVEALQVLVIALVAQLLGWNPTVSVPGVVLTIVAGTAAFAALGLLLAGALRAEATLAAANLVYLLLMAGGAVVLPSSAYGAFGDVVRWLPSGALGDGMRDALADGTTPWTSLAVLTGWAVVGSALTARTFRWE from the coding sequence GTGAGCGCGCCGACCGGAGCCTTCGCCCCCCGCCCCGGGGCGGCCCCCCTGCACCGGATGGTGCTCGCCCAGGCCTCGATGGAGGCCCGGCTGATGCTGCGCAACGGCGAGCAGCTGCTGCTCGCGGTCGCCATCCCGCTGATCGTGCTGGTCGGCGCCGTGCAGGGCGCCGACCGGGTCGGCCTGGAGTTCTCCGACCCGGCGGTCGACGTCTTCACCCCGGGCGTGCTCGCGCTCGCGGTGATGTCGACGGCGTTCACCTCCCTGGCGATCGCGACCGGGTTCGAGCGGCGGTACGGCGTGATCAAGCGTCTCGGCAGCTCCCCGCTCCCCCGCACCGGTCTGCTCGCCGGCAAGATCGGCGCCCTGCTGCTGGTCGAGGCCCTCCAGGTGCTCGTCATCGCGCTCGTGGCCCAGCTGCTCGGCTGGAACCCGACGGTCTCGGTCCCCGGCGTGGTCCTCACGATCGTCGCGGGCACCGCCGCCTTCGCTGCGCTCGGCCTGCTGCTCGCCGGCGCGCTGCGCGCCGAGGCCACGCTGGCCGCGGCCAACCTGGTCTACCTGCTGCTGATGGCCGGAGGCGCCGTCGTGCTGCCCAGCTCGGCGTACGGCGCGTTCGGCGACGTCGTCCGCTGGCTGCCGTCCGGCGCGCTCGGCGACGGGATGCGCGACGCCTTGGCCGACGGCACCACGCCGTGGACGAGCCTGGCCGTGCTGACCGGCTGGGCCGTCGTCGGCTCCGCCCTGACCGCGAGGACCTTCCGATGGGAATGA
- a CDS encoding COX15/CtaA family protein yields MTTAPPETSTRRAPYLWPLAVANLVANILIVVTGGAVRLTSSGLGCPTWPRCTEESFVTHPELGAHGVIEFGNRMLTWILVVIAIACVVAAARSGRRRARNLAVAVALGIPAQAVLGGITVLTDLNPYVVALHFLVSMAIIGICVLLLDELRGPERPEAPALLRRLALAAFAVGWLVLWLGTIVTGSGPHSGDLDSRRTGLDPQVVSHVHAWAVYVLVALTLAMLVLARRAHADVAARAVALLLAIEVLQGVLGFVQYFNDLPELLVAVHMLGAALTSAALSWALLATRRAARTP; encoded by the coding sequence ATGACCACCGCACCCCCCGAGACCAGCACCCGCCGCGCGCCGTACCTCTGGCCGCTGGCGGTGGCCAACCTGGTCGCCAACATCCTGATCGTGGTCACCGGCGGCGCCGTCCGGCTGACCTCCTCGGGCCTCGGCTGCCCGACCTGGCCCCGCTGCACCGAGGAGTCCTTCGTCACCCACCCCGAGCTGGGCGCGCACGGCGTGATCGAGTTCGGCAACCGGATGCTCACCTGGATCCTCGTGGTGATCGCGATCGCGTGCGTCGTGGCCGCGGCGCGCTCCGGCCGGCGGCGGGCCCGCAACCTCGCGGTCGCGGTCGCGCTCGGCATCCCGGCGCAGGCGGTGCTCGGCGGCATCACCGTGCTCACCGATCTGAACCCGTACGTCGTGGCACTGCACTTCCTCGTCTCGATGGCGATCATCGGCATCTGCGTCCTGCTGCTCGACGAGCTGCGCGGCCCCGAGCGGCCGGAGGCCCCGGCGCTGCTGCGCCGGCTCGCCCTGGCCGCGTTCGCGGTCGGGTGGCTGGTGCTCTGGCTCGGCACCATCGTCACCGGCAGCGGCCCGCACAGCGGCGACCTGGACTCCCGCCGCACGGGGCTGGACCCGCAGGTCGTCTCGCACGTGCACGCGTGGGCGGTCTACGTCCTGGTCGCGCTCACCCTCGCGATGCTGGTGCTCGCCCGCCGCGCGCACGCCGACGTCGCGGCGCGGGCGGTGGCGCTGCTGCTGGCGATCGAGGTCCTGCAGGGCGTCCTCGGGTTCGTGCAGTACTTCAACGACCTGCCCGAGCTGCTGGTCGCGGTGCACATGCTCGGCGCCGCGCTCACGTCCGCCGCGCTCAGCTGGGCGCTGCTGGCGACCCGCCGCGCCGCGCGGACGCCCTGA
- a CDS encoding glycosyltransferase family 2 protein: MSTSDAGATGVTVGVVVCTHAAERREQLQAAVRSLAEQTRVPDDVVVVVDGDETLAELVRAAVPGTRVLCLGHNQGVSVARTRGAAALGTDLVVFLDDDAVADPGWLAGLLVPMSDPQVLGSSGRSAAVFGGARPSWLPEEFLWVLGCSYRGMPTAPARVRNFYGGCALVRRDVFLDLGGFDPAVGHHGDAVGGGEEADFCLRAARETGGEFAFEPAALIQHHVPASRLTWRYFLTRCHGEGRMKARMARRAPKGALGPERAFALAAPVAVLRAIGRGRPAQALGIVVGCVAVLTGLARDSLPGQRR; this comes from the coding sequence ATGAGCACGAGCGACGCGGGAGCCACGGGCGTCACGGTCGGCGTGGTGGTGTGCACGCACGCCGCGGAGCGCCGCGAGCAGCTGCAGGCCGCCGTCCGGTCGCTCGCGGAGCAGACCCGGGTGCCCGACGACGTGGTCGTGGTGGTCGACGGCGACGAGACGCTCGCCGAGCTGGTCCGGGCGGCGGTGCCCGGCACCCGGGTGCTGTGCCTGGGCCACAACCAGGGCGTGTCGGTCGCGCGCACCCGCGGCGCGGCGGCGCTGGGGACCGACCTGGTGGTCTTCCTCGACGACGACGCCGTGGCGGACCCCGGCTGGCTCGCCGGGCTGCTGGTGCCGATGTCGGACCCGCAGGTGCTGGGGTCCAGCGGCCGGTCGGCCGCGGTGTTCGGCGGCGCCCGCCCCTCCTGGCTGCCCGAGGAGTTCCTCTGGGTGCTGGGCTGCAGCTACCGCGGGATGCCCACCGCGCCCGCGCGGGTCCGCAACTTCTACGGCGGGTGCGCCCTGGTGCGGCGCGACGTCTTCCTCGACCTCGGCGGGTTCGACCCGGCGGTGGGCCACCACGGGGACGCCGTCGGCGGCGGCGAGGAGGCCGACTTCTGCCTGCGGGCGGCCCGGGAGACCGGCGGCGAGTTCGCGTTCGAGCCCGCGGCGCTGATCCAGCACCACGTGCCGGCGTCCCGGCTCACCTGGCGCTACTTCCTCACCCGCTGCCACGGCGAGGGCCGGATGAAGGCCCGGATGGCCCGCCGCGCCCCGAAGGGCGCGCTCGGCCCGGAGCGCGCGTTCGCCCTGGCGGCACCGGTCGCCGTGCTGCGCGCGATCGGGCGCGGCCGGCCGGCGCAGGCCCTGGGCATCGTGGTGGGCTGCGTCGCCGTCCTCACGGGGCTGGCGCGCGACAGCCTCCCCGGCCAGCGCCGATGA
- a CDS encoding glycosyltransferase family 4 protein, which produces MRVLLLAQLYPPVIGGEERHVRNLAVALAARGHEVHVATYDTGEPAQQDPGVAVHLLDHVGRRLPGLYPTADRPLALPVPDPLTTRDLARLVRDLAPDVVHAHNWIVSSYVALPAARRLPLVLSLHDYSHACATKRLMFLDGEPCSGPSLRKCVPCAGQHYGRARGPVIAGAVAAGSPRRRGVVDLFTPVSRFVGEANRLDQQGVRWEVVPNFVPDELVSMPEPPRDPALPGTPYLFFAGDLSEQKGVHTLMEAWRRLPDGRPDLVLVGRPADRLGPLPEGVHVHHHWDHPRVLSGFRHATAAVLPSEWPDPCPTTVLEAMATGAPLITTGRGGIADMVVPGESALVVPPGDPAALSAAIGALVADPARAAALAGRGRQEVGRFLQSSVAARFEELYADVRASARRGGSPAAPS; this is translated from the coding sequence ATGAGGGTGCTCCTGCTCGCTCAGCTGTACCCGCCGGTGATCGGCGGCGAGGAGCGGCACGTGCGCAACCTGGCGGTCGCGCTGGCCGCCCGCGGCCACGAGGTCCACGTGGCGACGTACGACACCGGGGAGCCGGCGCAGCAGGACCCCGGCGTCGCCGTCCACCTGCTCGACCACGTCGGTCGGCGCCTGCCCGGGCTCTACCCGACCGCGGACCGGCCGCTGGCCCTGCCGGTGCCCGACCCGCTCACCACCCGCGACCTGGCCCGGCTGGTCCGCGACCTCGCGCCCGACGTGGTGCACGCGCACAACTGGATCGTCTCCTCGTACGTCGCGCTGCCGGCCGCCCGGCGGCTGCCGCTCGTGCTGTCCCTGCACGACTACAGCCACGCGTGCGCCACCAAGCGGCTGATGTTCCTCGACGGCGAGCCGTGCTCGGGCCCCTCGCTCCGCAAGTGCGTGCCGTGCGCCGGCCAGCACTACGGCCGGGCTCGCGGTCCGGTGATCGCGGGCGCGGTCGCCGCGGGGTCGCCGCGGCGACGGGGCGTCGTGGACCTGTTCACGCCGGTGAGCCGCTTCGTGGGGGAGGCGAACCGGCTCGACCAGCAGGGCGTGCGCTGGGAGGTCGTCCCGAACTTCGTGCCCGACGAGCTCGTCTCGATGCCGGAGCCGCCGCGCGACCCGGCGCTCCCCGGCACGCCGTACCTCTTCTTCGCCGGCGACCTGAGCGAGCAGAAGGGCGTGCACACGCTGATGGAGGCCTGGCGGCGGCTGCCCGACGGACGGCCCGACCTGGTGCTCGTCGGCCGGCCCGCGGACCGGCTCGGCCCGCTGCCGGAGGGCGTCCACGTCCACCACCACTGGGACCACCCGCGGGTGCTGTCCGGGTTCCGGCACGCGACGGCGGCGGTGCTGCCCAGCGAGTGGCCCGACCCGTGCCCCACCACGGTGCTGGAGGCGATGGCGACGGGCGCGCCGCTCATCACGACCGGGCGCGGCGGCATCGCCGACATGGTGGTGCCGGGGGAGTCCGCGCTGGTGGTGCCGCCGGGCGACCCCGCCGCGCTCTCCGCGGCGATCGGTGCCCTGGTGGCCGACCCGGCGCGGGCGGCCGCGCTGGCCGGGCGCGGGCGCCAGGAGGTGGGCCGGTTCCTGCAGAGCTCGGTCGCGGCCCGCTTCGAGGAGCTCTACGCCGACGTCAGGGCGTCCGCGCGGCGCGGCGGGTCGCCAGCAGCGCCCAGCTGA